Proteins encoded together in one Caldicellulosiruptor saccharolyticus DSM 8903 window:
- the larC gene encoding nickel pincer cofactor biosynthesis protein LarC, with translation MIIYFDAPSGIAGDMLVSSLIDAGVDFEYIKSNIDLLGLDVEIDLKEKMVNGIKAKNFVVNVLQHHHDDCAHYHHRTFKDIKKLLQESKLPEAVKDLSIRIFKKIAKAEATVHGMDIEEIAFHEVGADDSIVDIVAFSLCIEYLKPQEVLFSPLSDGRGFTKSMHGIIPVPAPAVLEIARQNGIPIATIDIGTELITPTGIGIAAAISNGFVNMPRMQIEKIGYGSGTKDLPLPNIVRAIIGKKN, from the coding sequence ATGATTATCTATTTTGATGCACCATCTGGAATTGCTGGTGATATGCTGGTTAGCTCTTTGATTGATGCGGGAGTTGATTTTGAGTATATAAAGTCAAATATAGATTTGCTTGGGCTTGATGTTGAAATAGACCTTAAAGAAAAAATGGTGAACGGTATTAAAGCCAAAAATTTTGTTGTAAATGTTTTGCAGCATCATCACGATGATTGTGCTCACTATCATCATAGAACCTTTAAAGATATCAAAAAGCTTTTACAAGAAAGCAAGCTGCCAGAAGCAGTAAAAGATTTGTCAATCAGAATTTTTAAAAAGATTGCAAAGGCCGAAGCAACTGTTCACGGTATGGACATTGAAGAGATTGCATTTCATGAGGTAGGCGCTGACGATTCAATTGTGGATATTGTTGCATTTTCACTTTGTATTGAGTATTTAAAGCCTCAAGAGGTTTTGTTCTCACCACTATCTGATGGAAGAGGGTTTACAAAATCAATGCATGGAATAATCCCTGTGCCGGCACCTGCTGTTTTGGAGATAGCAAGACAAAATGGTATTCCAATTGCAACTATAGATATTGGTACTGAGCTGATAACTCCGACTGGTATAGGGATTGCAGCAGCAATTTCAAACGGTTTTGTGAACATGCCGAGAATGCAGATAGAGAAAATTGGGTATGGCAGTGGAACAAAAGACCTTCCCCTTCCTAATATAGTAAGAGCAATCATAGGAAAAAAAAACTAA
- a CDS encoding lytic transglycosylase domain-containing protein yields MNIPNVNEIITQKFEEIAARIANNNNLPQSFKTIFQNSFTASINKDVAITTYQQLSNVESTKALQNQSFANKIYELEKSSYTPYNLSTNLSKSEIINIATKKAKEYGLAPSLVLSVIEAESGFRQDVISKAGAIGLMQLMPETAKALGVNPYDPIENLDGGIRYLKEKLEQFGGNIELALAAYNAGPANVIKYGGIPPFDETVEYVQKVLLLSQKYRVYDV; encoded by the coding sequence ATGAATATTCCAAACGTAAATGAGATAATAACCCAAAAGTTTGAAGAGATTGCTGCGAGGATTGCAAACAATAATAATCTTCCACAAAGTTTTAAAACCATTTTCCAAAATAGTTTTACAGCTTCTATAAATAAAGATGTAGCAATTACCACCTACCAGCAGCTATCAAACGTTGAAAGTACAAAGGCCTTGCAAAACCAAAGCTTTGCAAATAAAATCTATGAACTTGAAAAGTCAAGTTATACACCTTATAATCTATCTACAAATCTTAGCAAAAGTGAAATCATAAACATTGCAACAAAAAAGGCAAAAGAGTATGGACTTGCGCCGAGCTTAGTTTTGAGTGTAATCGAAGCAGAGTCTGGTTTTAGACAAGATGTAATATCAAAAGCTGGGGCAATTGGACTTATGCAGCTCATGCCAGAAACTGCAAAAGCGCTTGGTGTCAACCCCTATGACCCAATTGAAAATTTAGATGGTGGAATAAGATATCTAAAAGAAAAGCTTGAGCAGTTTGGAGGCAATATTGAGCTTGCACTTGCAGCATATAATGCAGGACCTGCAAATGTCATAAAGTACGGCGGCATCCCACCTTTTGATGAAACTGTAGAGTATGTTCAAAAAGTGCTTTTGTTATCCCAGAAATATAGAGTGTATGATGTATAA
- the larE gene encoding ATP-dependent sacrificial sulfur transferase LarE: protein MLDPKLSYEKLEKLKDLLQSYKSVLVAFSGGVDSTFLLKVCRDVLGENCVAVFSSSALSPKREKQEAEKLAGSIGAKLIVLERDIFDNEDFLKNDMFRCYYCKKDLIKKLKELKEDLKINQIVEGSNIDDLKDFRPGRKALEEENIKSPLLEVGFTKDEIRFLSKEFGLPTFDKPSMACLVTRIPYGSQVTLQKLEMIEKAEEVLLEKGFKQVRVRHHDDIARIEVDFEELPRFFDLELIKDISNKIKDLGFKFVTLDLSGYRMGSMNQK, encoded by the coding sequence ATGCTTGATCCAAAGCTTTCTTATGAGAAACTTGAGAAACTAAAAGACCTTTTGCAATCATACAAGAGCGTACTTGTTGCGTTTTCAGGGGGAGTTGATTCTACATTTTTGTTAAAAGTATGCCGTGATGTTTTGGGTGAAAATTGCGTTGCTGTTTTTTCAAGCTCTGCCTTAAGTCCCAAAAGAGAAAAACAAGAAGCAGAAAAACTTGCTGGTTCTATAGGAGCAAAACTAATTGTACTTGAGAGGGATATATTTGATAATGAGGATTTTTTAAAAAATGACATGTTCAGGTGCTATTATTGTAAAAAGGACTTGATAAAAAAACTGAAAGAGTTAAAAGAAGATCTGAAGATAAACCAAATAGTTGAAGGCTCAAACATAGATGACTTAAAAGATTTTCGGCCCGGAAGAAAAGCCTTAGAAGAAGAGAACATAAAAAGTCCTTTATTGGAGGTTGGATTTACCAAGGATGAGATAAGATTTTTGTCAAAAGAATTTGGTCTTCCTACTTTTGATAAGCCATCAATGGCGTGTTTAGTTACCCGTATACCCTATGGTAGTCAAGTAACCTTGCAAAAACTTGAGATGATTGAAAAGGCAGAAGAAGTTTTGCTTGAAAAAGGCTTCAAACAAGTACGAGTTAGGCACCATGACGATATTGCCAGAATTGAAGTTGATTTTGAGGAGCTTCCAAGATTTTTTGATTTAGAGCTGATAAAAGATATTTCAAACAAAATCAAAGATCTTGGATTTAAGTTTGTCACACTTGACCTGTCTGGTTATAGGATGGGAAGTATGAACCAGAAATAA
- the larB gene encoding nickel pincer cofactor biosynthesis protein LarB has translation MEIRKLLEDVKEDKLSIDEALKILSRLPFEDIDFAKIDHHRKIRQGMSEVVFCEGKTEQQVLKIFERMIEKGEVNIIGTRASRELYEYLKENLKEDIVYYEAARIVCAKRVEVKKNPKGHVAVVSAGTADLKVAEEAAVILEILGNNVKRVYDVGVAGIHRLFSHLDEIQSANAVVAVAGMEGALASVVAGLVSRPVIAVPTSVGYGANFKGLSALLTMLNSCANGVAVVNIDNGFGAAVVAHMINSLANGNL, from the coding sequence ATGGAGATAAGAAAGCTATTAGAAGATGTAAAAGAGGATAAACTATCTATTGACGAAGCTCTCAAGATACTTTCCAGACTTCCATTTGAAGATATAGACTTTGCAAAGATAGACCATCACAGAAAAATTCGACAAGGTATGTCTGAAGTGGTTTTTTGTGAAGGTAAAACTGAGCAGCAAGTTTTGAAGATTTTTGAAAGGATGATTGAAAAGGGAGAGGTAAATATTATCGGTACACGTGCGAGCAGAGAACTTTATGAATATCTAAAAGAAAACCTAAAAGAGGATATAGTCTATTATGAAGCTGCAAGGATTGTCTGTGCAAAAAGGGTTGAGGTAAAGAAGAACCCCAAAGGCCATGTAGCAGTTGTGTCTGCTGGAACTGCTGACCTGAAAGTTGCTGAAGAGGCAGCAGTTATTTTAGAGATTTTGGGGAATAATGTAAAAAGAGTATATGATGTTGGTGTTGCAGGAATTCACAGGCTATTTTCTCATCTTGATGAGATTCAGTCGGCCAATGCTGTAGTGGCAGTTGCTGGGATGGAAGGTGCGCTTGCATCTGTTGTTGCTGGGCTTGTGTCAAGGCCTGTGATTGCTGTACCCACATCTGTGGGGTATGGAGCAAACTTTAAAGGACTTTCAGCGCTTCTTACCATGCTAAACTCGTGTGCAAATGGTGTTGCAGTTGTTAACATTGACAACGGGTTTGGTGCGGCAGTTGTTGCGCATATGATAAATTCTTTGGCAAACGGGAATTTGTGA
- the larC2 gene encoding nickel pincer cofactor biosynthesis protein LarC2: MSSKYFEIFANVDDMTGEELSLALEKIMQAGALDVYFTPIYMKKGRPAYKLGVIAKSESFEDVVDAVFRWTSTIGVRYVELKRIEMERKQENMKEVPLRLKISSYKDIKRLKLEFEDIKKLTE, from the coding sequence TTGAGTAGCAAATACTTTGAGATATTTGCTAACGTTGATGATATGACGGGTGAGGAGCTGTCGCTTGCTCTTGAGAAGATAATGCAAGCCGGTGCATTAGATGTGTATTTTACTCCTATTTATATGAAAAAGGGAAGACCTGCATATAAGCTTGGGGTAATTGCGAAAAGTGAAAGTTTTGAAGATGTAGTAGATGCAGTATTCAGATGGACTTCCACGATAGGTGTTCGATATGTTGAGCTAAAGCGCATAGAGATGGAAAGAAAACAAGAAAATATGAAAGAAGTGCCACTTAGGTTAAAAATTAGCTCGTATAAAGACATAAAAAGGCTAAAATTAGAGTTTGAAGACATCAAAAAATTGACAGAATAA
- a CDS encoding aldose epimerase family protein: MDFVESYAENSMEFIKVYSKTKKSYFTVAPERGAIVVLLNLSGKDILYLNKETLFDKTKNIRGGIPILFPICGRVVDGKITFKGQEYPMKNHGFARDTAWEVVGYIDELSLNGVVLKLSSSGFTKTFYPYDFELFIKYTINDEIFGVEMIVKNNDREELPFYAGFHPYFLCNKDEFTLKLDCEKCFDDVEKKFVDLENFKELDFSKPEINLDFFDVGSKSIEFTLDKDKKLLLVKDKSFKNIVVWSLKDYGFVCIEPWMGEHEGYLQNKYYYLKPNDIFKATFAIILNKE; the protein is encoded by the coding sequence TTGGATTTTGTAGAAAGCTATGCAGAAAACAGTATGGAATTTATTAAGGTATACTCAAAGACAAAAAAATCATATTTTACAGTTGCACCCGAAAGGGGTGCAATTGTTGTTTTACTAAATTTAAGTGGCAAGGACATACTTTATCTTAACAAAGAGACACTGTTTGACAAAACAAAGAATATCCGAGGCGGAATTCCTATTCTATTTCCTATATGTGGAAGGGTTGTGGACGGCAAAATTACATTCAAAGGTCAAGAATATCCAATGAAGAATCACGGGTTTGCACGAGATACTGCTTGGGAAGTTGTAGGTTATATAGATGAGCTTTCTCTAAATGGGGTAGTATTAAAGCTTTCAAGTAGTGGCTTCACAAAAACATTTTATCCATATGACTTTGAACTTTTCATCAAGTACACAATAAACGATGAAATTTTTGGAGTTGAGATGATTGTAAAAAACAACGACAGAGAAGAGTTGCCATTTTATGCAGGGTTTCATCCATATTTTCTGTGTAACAAGGATGAGTTTACCCTTAAGCTTGACTGCGAGAAATGTTTTGATGATGTTGAGAAGAAATTTGTTGACCTTGAAAATTTCAAAGAACTTGACTTTTCAAAACCTGAGATTAACCTTGATTTTTTTGATGTTGGAAGCAAGAGCATTGAGTTTACTCTTGACAAGGACAAAAAGCTTTTACTCGTAAAAGACAAAAGCTTTAAAAACATTGTTGTGTGGTCTTTAAAAGACTATGGTTTTGTTTGCATAGAGCCATGGATGGGAGAGCATGAAGGATATCTTCAAAACAAGTACTATTATTTAAAACCAAATGATATTTTTAAAGCAACATTTGCGATTATATTGAATAAAGAATAA
- the ychF gene encoding redox-regulated ATPase YchF: protein MRLGIVGLPNVGKSTLFNAITKAGAEAANYPFCTIEPNVGVVAVPDERLEVLAKIYNPEKVTPAFIEFVDIAGLVKGASKGEGLGNKFLSHIREVDAIVHVVRCFDDSEIVHVEGSVDPKRDIETINLELIFADLEVLERRLEKTRKLAKNSKEAAHELEILEKIYSTLESGRMARTLKFDDEEDLKFVNSLNLLTFKPTIYAANISEKDIGKENEYVKVVNEIAAQEGSEVIVICAKLEEEIAALPDEEKKEFLKELGIEKSGLDNLIQAGYRLLGLISFLTAGEKEVRAWTIKKGTKAPQAAGKIHSDFERGFIRAEVVPFDVLVECGGFAQAKEKGLVRSEGKDYVMQDGDVVIFRFNV, encoded by the coding sequence ATGCGACTTGGAATTGTTGGACTTCCGAATGTAGGCAAAAGCACCCTTTTTAATGCAATTACAAAAGCTGGTGCAGAGGCGGCAAACTATCCGTTCTGTACAATTGAGCCAAATGTTGGAGTTGTGGCTGTACCTGATGAGAGACTTGAAGTTTTGGCAAAGATATATAATCCCGAAAAGGTAACACCTGCATTTATTGAGTTTGTCGACATTGCAGGGCTTGTAAAAGGCGCAAGCAAGGGCGAAGGTCTTGGCAACAAGTTTTTGTCTCATATAAGAGAGGTTGATGCAATAGTCCATGTGGTAAGATGTTTTGATGACTCTGAGATAGTACATGTTGAAGGAAGTGTTGATCCAAAAAGAGATATCGAGACAATTAATTTAGAGCTAATCTTTGCCGACTTGGAGGTCTTAGAAAGACGCCTTGAAAAAACTCGGAAACTTGCAAAAAACAGCAAAGAAGCAGCCCATGAGCTTGAAATCTTAGAGAAGATATATTCTACTTTGGAAAGCGGCAGAATGGCACGTACTTTGAAGTTTGATGATGAGGAAGATTTAAAGTTTGTAAACTCTTTAAACCTCCTTACATTCAAGCCCACAATATATGCTGCGAATATATCTGAAAAGGACATTGGAAAGGAAAATGAATATGTAAAGGTTGTAAACGAAATTGCTGCACAAGAAGGCTCAGAGGTAATTGTTATCTGTGCAAAGTTAGAAGAAGAGATTGCAGCTCTGCCAGATGAAGAAAAGAAGGAATTCTTAAAAGAGCTGGGAATTGAAAAATCAGGACTTGACAATTTAATCCAGGCAGGGTATAGACTTTTAGGACTCATTTCTTTCCTAACAGCTGGTGAAAAGGAAGTAAGAGCTTGGACAATCAAAAAAGGCACAAAAGCACCACAGGCAGCAGGAAAGATACATAGCGATTTTGAAAGAGGGTTTATTAGGGCTGAGGTTGTTCCGTTTGACGTATTAGTTGAGTGCGGTGGATTTGCTCAGGCAAAGGAAAAAGGACTTGTACGCTCAGAGGGCAAGGATTATGTTATGCAGGACGGCGATGTTGTAATTTTCAGATTCAATGTGTAA
- the guaB gene encoding IMP dehydrogenase produces MGFKDKVIKEALTFDDVLLVPQYSEVLPKDVDVSTYLTRTIKLNIPLMSAGMDTVTESRMAIAIAREGGIGVIHKNMTIEEQASEVDKVKRSEHGVIVDPFYLSPENKIYEAMELMAKYRISGVPITVNGKLVGIITNRDIRFETDYSKPIKEVMTSSNLITAKEGITLEEAKEIMKKHKIEKLPIVDDEGNLKGLITIKDIEKAVKYPNAAKDSRGRLLCAAAVGVSKDTEQRVEALVKAQVDVIVVDTAHGHSKGVIETVKKIKAKYPNLQVVAGNIATAEAAYDLIKAGADCIKVGIGPGSICTTRVVAGVGVPQITAIMDCAEVAKEYGIPVIADGGIRYSGDITKALAAGADVVMIGSLFAGCEESPGECEIYQGRRFKVYRGMGSLSAMKAGSKDRYFQEDASKLVPEGVEGRVPYKGPLEDTVFQLVGGLKAGMGYCGARTIKELQEKAKFVKITQAGVRESHPHDIYITKEAPNYSLHVE; encoded by the coding sequence ATGGGTTTTAAAGACAAAGTGATAAAGGAAGCACTGACTTTTGATGATGTTCTGCTTGTACCACAGTACAGTGAAGTGCTGCCCAAAGATGTTGACGTTTCTACTTATCTAACAAGAACAATAAAACTTAATATTCCTCTTATGTCTGCCGGAATGGACACTGTTACAGAGTCGCGTATGGCAATTGCAATTGCGCGAGAAGGCGGTATTGGTGTTATACACAAGAACATGACAATTGAAGAGCAGGCAAGCGAAGTTGACAAGGTCAAAAGGTCTGAGCATGGGGTTATAGTTGATCCGTTTTACCTGTCGCCTGAAAATAAAATCTATGAGGCTATGGAGCTGATGGCAAAATACCGCATCTCAGGCGTTCCAATTACAGTTAATGGAAAGCTTGTTGGAATTATAACAAACAGAGATATTAGGTTTGAAACTGATTATTCAAAGCCTATAAAAGAGGTTATGACATCAAGCAATCTCATCACAGCAAAAGAAGGGATTACCTTAGAAGAAGCAAAAGAGATTATGAAAAAACACAAGATTGAAAAGCTTCCAATCGTCGATGATGAGGGTAACTTAAAAGGGCTAATTACAATAAAAGACATTGAAAAGGCTGTCAAGTATCCAAATGCAGCAAAAGACAGCAGAGGAAGGCTTTTGTGTGCTGCAGCAGTTGGTGTGTCAAAGGACACAGAACAAAGAGTTGAAGCACTTGTAAAAGCTCAGGTTGACGTAATAGTTGTTGACACAGCTCATGGACATTCAAAAGGTGTTATCGAGACAGTCAAGAAGATAAAAGCAAAATATCCAAATCTTCAGGTTGTGGCTGGTAATATTGCAACAGCAGAGGCTGCGTATGACCTTATCAAAGCAGGAGCAGACTGCATAAAGGTTGGAATTGGTCCCGGGTCGATCTGTACAACAAGAGTGGTAGCTGGGGTTGGTGTTCCACAAATAACGGCTATCATGGACTGCGCAGAGGTTGCAAAAGAATATGGGATTCCTGTTATTGCAGATGGTGGTATAAGGTATTCAGGTGACATTACCAAGGCTTTAGCGGCTGGTGCAGATGTTGTAATGATAGGAAGCCTATTTGCTGGGTGTGAGGAAAGCCCTGGCGAGTGTGAAATTTATCAAGGCCGAAGGTTTAAGGTTTACCGTGGCATGGGCTCACTTTCTGCAATGAAAGCAGGAAGCAAGGATAGATATTTCCAAGAAGATGCTTCAAAGCTTGTACCAGAAGGTGTTGAAGGAAGAGTGCCATATAAAGGGCCGTTAGAGGATACAGTGTTCCAGCTTGTTGGTGGTCTTAAAGCTGGAATGGGTTATTGCGGTGCAAGGACTATCAAAGAGCTTCAGGAGAAGGCAAAGTTTGTGAAAATTACACAAGCAGGTGTGAGAGAAAGCCATCCGCACGATATTTACATTACAAAAGAGGCACCAAACTATTCACTGCATGTTGAGTAG
- a CDS encoding DUF6106 family protein, with protein sequence MNDVFHEQLIVRRKTSSERAKQVLIIIGGILLGLATFFIPILNTLGPVLLVLAIWGAVYLSRNYNIEFEYAVTNYYLDIDKIIAQRKRSRVVSLDIRKIDYFISSKDTSMYNAQKNDKSIVQSFDCTSNRGEENVYAIITNVDGKKTRILFEPNEEIVEAIKRFLQKKPYQVYR encoded by the coding sequence ATGAATGATGTATTTCACGAACAGTTGATAGTCAGAAGAAAGACCTCAAGCGAAAGGGCAAAACAGGTTTTGATAATCATAGGTGGGATACTTTTAGGACTTGCTACCTTTTTCATTCCAATTCTAAACACCTTAGGCCCAGTTCTTTTGGTCTTGGCAATCTGGGGAGCAGTTTATCTTTCGAGAAACTACAATATTGAGTTTGAATATGCTGTAACAAATTACTATCTTGACATAGACAAAATTATTGCCCAGAGGAAACGAAGCAGAGTTGTATCCTTAGATATTCGAAAGATTGACTATTTCATATCCTCAAAAGATACCAGTATGTACAACGCTCAAAAGAATGACAAAAGCATTGTACAGTCGTTTGATTGCACATCTAACAGAGGCGAAGAAAATGTCTATGCTATAATCACAAACGTCGATGGTAAAAAGACACGCATTTTGTTTGAACCAAATGAAGAGATTGTCGAGGCAATTAAGAGATTTTTGCAGAAAAAGCCTTACCAGGTTTACAGGTAA
- the lepB gene encoding signal peptidase I, which translates to MKMEEQTLKLQNKVLKEVIEWILWIGGAVLVALILRTYVFSLVIVPTGSMLNTIQLNDRLFVYKLGYALHIQDVKRGDIVVFKYPDDRKTLYVKRVIGLPGDTIEIKDGVLYINGKVYKENYLKEPMVGSFGPYKVPPGHYFMMGDNRNDSHDSRFWEHKYVPRDDIIGKVEFRIWPLSRIGIVK; encoded by the coding sequence ATGAAAATGGAAGAGCAAACATTAAAATTACAAAACAAGGTACTCAAAGAAGTTATTGAATGGATTTTGTGGATAGGCGGAGCAGTTTTAGTTGCCCTTATTTTAAGAACATATGTCTTTTCGCTTGTAATTGTTCCCACAGGGTCGATGCTAAACACAATTCAACTCAATGACAGGTTGTTTGTGTACAAGCTTGGATACGCTCTGCATATCCAAGATGTAAAACGAGGCGATATTGTTGTGTTCAAGTATCCTGACGACAGAAAAACACTGTATGTCAAAAGGGTAATTGGACTTCCGGGCGATACAATAGAGATAAAAGATGGTGTTTTGTACATCAACGGAAAAGTGTACAAGGAAAACTATCTAAAAGAGCCAATGGTAGGGAGCTTTGGACCGTATAAAGTGCCACCTGGGCATTATTTCATGATGGGTGATAACAGGAACGACTCACACGACAGCCGATTCTGGGAACACAAGTATGTTCCCCGTGATGATATTATTGGCAAGGTTGAATTTAGAATATGGCCTCTTTCCAGAATAGGGATTGTAAAATAG
- a CDS encoding endonuclease MutS2, with translation MNQKTLKALEYDKIVEILKNMAKSTPAKEYFENLIPSTNLADIENELNKVDEGYRYVLKYGNPPTLEFENILPSLKKSKLGATLNPHEILQIGKVLKLSYEMRSYLSYTQDFSFLESMKKRLVNLKEVISRIDQTFLTADEILDTASPRLKEIRDRIRKLESRIRDELNSMIRDPKIQRFLQEPIITIRGEKLLLPVKAEFRNEVKGIVHDQSATGATLFVEPFVCVEISNQIRILKSQEKEEIERILQEISSLIASYCDEIETSFYALVELDIVFTKAIWAKEMNASKPVINTSGIINLKKARHPLIQKDKVVPIDIHLGKDFDVLIITGPNTGGKTVTLKTVGLFCLLCQSGIFIPADEDSQLCIFQKIFADIGDDQSIVQSLSTFSAHMKNIIEITKNADDKTLVLLDEIGAGTDPEEGAALAKAILKYLSEKGSKVIATTHYGELKIFAQQEDRFENASCEFDVKTLKPTYRLLIGIPGRSNALVISSNLGLDKGIVEMARGYLSQKTIDLDRIINEMEQKRKEAEENLELARKLKLEAQALKAAYEEEKKRFETERERIRKKAINEAKEIVERAQYEIENLFKDLRKLAENLKEKEVLKELEEKKREYERLIQSISQQEKQEAESKTKKTLQNIRLGQKVYVRSFDAVGFVESLPDSKGNLTVQIGIMKLNVNISDIEEVEEGEKKVYQTTSKNVKLREKSVDLSIDVRGKTSDDAILDVDKYLDDAYTSGLRQVTIIHGKGTGVLRQAIRNFLKRHPLVKSFRDGTYGEGEQGVTIVELRD, from the coding sequence TTGAACCAAAAGACACTCAAAGCTTTGGAGTATGACAAGATAGTTGAGATTTTGAAAAACATGGCAAAGTCAACTCCAGCAAAGGAATATTTTGAAAACCTTATTCCATCAACCAATCTTGCAGATATAGAAAATGAACTTAATAAAGTTGATGAAGGCTACAGGTACGTTCTTAAGTATGGAAATCCACCAACTTTAGAGTTTGAAAATATACTGCCAAGCCTTAAGAAATCAAAGCTTGGGGCAACTTTAAATCCACATGAGATTTTGCAAATTGGAAAGGTGCTGAAACTTTCTTATGAGATGCGCTCTTATCTTTCTTACACACAAGACTTTAGTTTTCTTGAAAGTATGAAAAAAAGACTTGTAAATTTAAAAGAAGTAATCTCAAGAATTGACCAGACATTTTTAACAGCAGATGAAATCTTAGATACTGCATCACCAAGGTTAAAGGAAATAAGAGATAGGATTAGAAAACTTGAGAGTAGAATAAGAGATGAGCTAAATAGCATGATTCGCGACCCAAAAATCCAAAGGTTTTTACAAGAGCCAATTATAACAATCAGAGGTGAAAAACTTTTACTTCCTGTTAAGGCAGAGTTTAGAAATGAAGTGAAAGGAATTGTCCATGACCAGTCAGCAACAGGTGCAACTTTATTTGTTGAGCCTTTTGTTTGCGTTGAGATATCAAATCAAATCAGAATCTTGAAAAGCCAAGAAAAAGAGGAAATAGAGAGAATTTTGCAAGAGATATCCTCTTTGATAGCAAGCTATTGTGATGAAATTGAAACATCTTTTTATGCGCTTGTTGAGCTTGACATAGTATTTACGAAAGCCATTTGGGCAAAAGAAATGAACGCAAGCAAACCAGTTATTAACACAAGTGGCATTATAAATCTCAAAAAAGCTCGGCATCCATTAATACAAAAAGACAAGGTTGTTCCTATTGATATTCATTTAGGTAAAGACTTCGACGTTCTTATAATAACAGGTCCAAACACGGGTGGAAAGACTGTAACACTAAAGACGGTTGGTCTTTTTTGCCTTCTTTGCCAAAGTGGAATATTCATCCCGGCAGATGAAGACTCCCAGCTTTGCATATTTCAAAAGATTTTTGCTGATATTGGAGATGATCAAAGTATAGTCCAGAGTCTTTCCACATTTTCAGCACATATGAAAAACATCATTGAAATAACAAAAAATGCAGATGATAAAACTCTTGTGCTATTAGATGAGATTGGAGCAGGTACAGACCCCGAAGAAGGTGCGGCTTTGGCGAAGGCAATCTTGAAATATCTTTCTGAGAAGGGCAGCAAGGTGATAGCTACAACACACTATGGTGAGCTAAAAATATTTGCTCAGCAAGAAGATCGGTTTGAAAACGCTTCTTGTGAGTTTGATGTAAAAACCCTAAAGCCCACATACAGGCTTTTGATAGGAATTCCAGGAAGGAGCAATGCGCTTGTAATTTCATCCAATCTTGGGCTTGACAAAGGTATTGTTGAGATGGCAAGAGGGTATTTGTCTCAAAAGACAATTGATCTTGACAGAATAATAAACGAAATGGAACAAAAGAGAAAAGAAGCTGAAGAAAACCTTGAACTTGCTCGGAAATTGAAGCTTGAAGCACAAGCTTTAAAGGCAGCGTATGAAGAGGAAAAGAAAAGGTTTGAGACTGAAAGAGAGAGAATTCGCAAAAAGGCCATAAATGAGGCAAAAGAGATTGTAGAAAGAGCACAGTATGAAATAGAAAATCTTTTTAAAGACCTTCGAAAACTTGCTGAAAACTTAAAAGAAAAAGAGGTTTTAAAGGAGTTAGAAGAGAAAAAAAGAGAATATGAAAGGTTGATTCAAAGCATATCGCAGCAGGAAAAACAAGAAGCTGAGTCCAAAACCAAAAAAACACTGCAAAATATTCGCTTAGGTCAAAAGGTGTATGTCAGAAGCTTTGATGCTGTGGGGTTTGTCGAGAGCCTGCCTGACTCAAAAGGAAATTTGACTGTTCAGATAGGAATTATGAAGCTAAATGTCAATATCTCTGATATTGAAGAAGTGGAAGAGGGAGAAAAAAAAGTTTATCAAACGACCTCAAAAAATGTCAAGCTCAGAGAAAAAAGCGTTGATTTATCTATTGATGTCAGGGGAAAGACCAGTGACGATGCAATTTTGGATGTAGATAAGTATTTAGATGATGCATATACAAGCGGCCTGAGACAGGTGACAATAATTCATGGAAAAGGGACAGGGGTTTTGCGCCAGGCAATCAGAAACTTTTTAAAACGCCATCCGCTTGTAAAGTCTTTCAGAGACGGAACATACGGTGAGGGTGAGCAAGGGGTTACCATTGTTGAGCTGAGAGACTAA